Proteins encoded in a region of the Carassius auratus strain Wakin chromosome 21, ASM336829v1, whole genome shotgun sequence genome:
- the rbmx2 gene encoding RNA-binding motif protein, X-linked 2: MNPLTKVKLINELNEKEAELDVKDSVSWHSVYKDSAWVFIGGLPYDLTEGDVICVFSQYGEIANINLVRDKKTGKSKGFCFLCYEDQRSTILAVDNFNGIKIKGRTIRVDHVANYRPPKDNEDIDDVTKRLREEGCAPKVPSFEPGSEEEDAVPVKKPKKDKKEKKKKKEKKEKKKALKEEKREARTEPSASSPVRVKKEKEDTAYEKYVAKGPAGSRRDRSGQDFRNPQDRADEADRFRDRYRGEKERDREEDKKTDRNREDKRHEDTRQRDRERDKGRGVDRENNGERERERERERDRDREREKDRRERDRGNDQGFAKHRDHSREREYRRN, from the exons ATGAA TCCTCTCACCAAAGTGAAACTAATCAATGAACTGAATGAAAAAGAGGCTGAACTTGATGTCAAAGACAGTGTGTCCTGGCATTCAGTCTACAAGGACAGTGCCTGGGTCTTTATTG GTGGACTTCCATATGATCTGACCGAAGGAGACGTCATCTGTGTTTTCTCTCA GTACGGAGAGATTGCCAACATCAATTTGGTGCGAGATAAAAAGACGGGCAAATCCAAAGGATTCTGCTTCCTGTGCTATGAAGATCAAAGGAGCACCATTCTGGCGGTGGATAACTTTAATGGAATCAAG atTAAGGGCCGGACTATACGTGTGGACCATGTAGCAAATTATCGACCACCCAAGGACAACGAAGACATTGATGATGTCACTAAACGTTTGCGGGAAGAGGGATGTGCTCCTAAAGTCCCCTCCTTTGAGCCAGGGTCTGAGGAGGAAGATGCTGTACCTGTGAAAAAGCCCAAAAAAG ataaaaaggagaagaaaaagaagaaggagaagaaagagaagaaaaaagcaCTAAAGGAAGAGAAACGTGAGGCACGGACTGAGCCGTCAGCATCATCTCCCGTCCGAGTGAAGAAGGAGAAGGAGGACACGGCATACGAAAAGTATGTGGCGAAGGGACCGGCAGGAAGCAGAAGGGACAGATCGGGACAAGACTTCAGGAACCCACAAGACCGAGCAGATGAAGCGGACAGATTCAGAGACAGGTATAGAGGTGAGAAGGAAAGGGATAGAGAAGaagacaaaaagacagacagaaaccGAGAGGATAAAAGACATGAAGACACACGGCAgcgagacagagaaagagacaaaggAAGAGGTGTTGATAGAGAGAATAATGgggagagagagcgtgagagagaaagGGAACGTGATAGAGACAGGGAACGAGAGAAGGACAGAAGGGAGCGAGACCGAGGAAATGACCAAGGGTTTGCCAAACACAGAGATCACAGTCGTGAAAGAGAATACAGGCGAAATTGA